caagTTACATTCATATATCATCGAACTGTTCTGTTAACAACagcgatttaaaaaaaaaaaaaaagaaaagagacgaACGTTCCCcgttgttttcattttttaaaagtgtCAATCGTCAGACCGTCTCCTTTTTTTCGTTCTATCACTCATGTTTAATCGACTTCGTTAAATTCCACGCCTTTAACCCTTCACACTCGACTAATCTAGGGCGCAGAAGAACATAAATACAGCGCCTCTTaaacaaaattctatattactaattaaacgtatacgataatactttaaaaaaggaaaagaaaacatgGCAGAACGTCCAATGATCTCCGCTGCGTGTTGCTACACGTATTTAGCATTCAAAACTTGATCGTACATACGTTCATTGAAATTGGACCATCGatttttcgatttaaaattacaatttagtCGATTTCCTATCACCTACGATAAACATATCATAAAATACTGAGATTCGCTTCCTCTcgtatagaataattattcaaactaaaattaaatactcgTTCTCGTATGGAAATCAGGAGAAATCAATGATAAGCACATCTCTCATCTTTGCTAATTTTGGTATTACTTCATGCTTAAATAGGAGGATTTTACAATGagacaattaaaaatagaaacagcCTGAAAGCCTGTTAGGTCCAAAAATGAGTCTTTTAATAACAGCTGAATCCTTCAGCATAAGTATGATCGAGTCGTTCAGAAGTCatattgattaatttcataaatgaaGAAAGAGCAGAAAACAATGGTTCTGCAGAAGccatttcttaaatttatcttGGTGTTTGCTGTTGTTTAAAAGATAGAGTCGATCAGATGGCTTCTAAGAGGCGTAATTTTTAAGACAAgcgatatttcaatattttcgatattcgCATAATATCTCAATATTATAAGgagtattatttttgtttaattttaagaacTATTGACTGAAAAACTTCAAAACAAATGAAAACACAATTCCTACAATGTGAGATTGATTAACAACGTATTTGATCTTAAAACCTGTTtctctgtaaaaaaaaaatttagcTTATCATACTCTTGTCCTATAGTATCCATATTTAACACAGGaatctagaaaaaaaaaaaaaaaaaacaaataaaaaggaCACATCAAAAATGTTCGAACAAACGTTGAGAGCAAAGGGTTAGACGCAATGATCGTTACAATGAACAGTTCACTAGAATACATCATATTTGATCGCATGACGCGATTGCAGAGgcaattaattcaattattcaacGCGGGGGGAAATTTGTCAAAACGTTtccataaatattactttaatatCAATGAAGGGAGGGTCTAGTGGCTCTCTGTTTTAGCCTAGCCAAAAGCGCCTGCTCCCCATCGTCTTCTGTCTTCGACAACATCCCTCGAAAACTCTCCGATCTGTACTTGTCCCTTAAGAACGTTCTCCTCTCTTCTTTGTACTTTTCTATCCTTTCTCTGCACTGGGGATCGCCCAAATCTAAACCACCTAGGTTCTTTAGATGCGTTTTATCGGAGTTAGCCGAGGAACTGTTCGACGATCCTGTTCCAACGTTAGGTGTGGAACTGTGCTGTGCGTCCTCCGTAGCCTGTTTCACAGGTAGAGAAGCTTCCTCCGACATTTTGTTAAACTTTGCCTCGTCTAACGATCTACTAAGAGACGCTCGTGTCGCTCTTGCGTGACGAGCTCTCAAACATGGCGGCAGATGTTGAGTATTATTCACCGGTGGCTCTTCCGATTTTCCCCGAGCAGAGTCCAGTTCCTGCCTCATCTTTCTTTCACGAACTATCTCCCTACCGATCTCAGAATCGAAGCTTCTTCTATCTTTATTATTCTCCGTTTCGTATCTTCTTCGCGGAGGAACAGACAAGTCACCCACAATGCCTCCAGATAATCTTTGCAACGCTAACTCTTGAAGTATAGCGGCTGTATCTCGAAGAACGATAGAATCATCCACTGGAGAAGATGCATTCGAGAAGGTACAAGATGAGTTTAAAGACGTTGGTTCGGATGCACCTTCCGGGGGATGGGCTATTTCACTGGGCTCGGCAGCATTTTCCGATGGTATTACTACTTCTATGTGCTCTTGCAGTTGACTGTTCTTTACGTTGTTACATTTAGAAGGGTCCTCAGTACGTGTAGGGAACTGTTTGTGTTGCTGACTGTTCTGATCTGATTCCTTTGGTGAAACGTATTCGAAGCTTTGGCACTTTTCTGGCTTTTGACTCTGGCTGCGTTGTTTATTATCCGTATTGGCCAAGGATAGATCCAGATCCTGGCTCTTCTTTGATTGATTAGAGAACGAACGGCGGTCGCTTGCTTGGAATTGTGGCTTCTGATGTAGCTGCAAAGAACGTCGAATTTCTTTCTGCTGAAAGTCTGAGTGGCTTTTCGAAGAGCGTTGAGAGCTTTCGAAAGTCTTCTCTTCTACCACAGCTTCTTTCTTTGCTGGATTCTCGTTTCTGTTGAAGGCTTCGGTGTTGTCTAGTTGCGAATAGCAGGCGGTGACTTCGTGCTCCATTTCGCTAGATTTCTGATTCATACGAATGTCCGTCATACTAACGGTGCGAATTTTCTGATTTCCATTATCCTGATCATGTATGGGCGAGTGAACGatgtttgaataattattgcCAGAATTGACCATCCCGAAACTCGTTTGGTCCTCGAAAGCTCTAGAAGTCCTCTGCGCGGTGGCGTCGTGTTCCTCGAGGTCTCTGTTGTCGGCAACGTCAAATGTCATCTCGGCAGATTCTTGAGGAAGAACGGGACTTTCGGTTAAATCACTGACACCAATGCACGATGTGTCTGTGTCTACTGTCGAGCCCATAGTAAGATCCAAGGAGGTTCTGGAAACGTTCTCCGACATGGATCTCAGTTGCGGTGCATCAGTCGCGATCGCGTTATTCACGGTGCCTTCCAAAGGATCCTTCGAACTGCTCGACTCGCTCGTCGGTGTCGTGATCGAGCCCGTAGTCTCGACTATCACCCATTCGCCAGAATCGTTGGTATTCGATATCATCTGTGACGTTTCTGTGTTGGTGAATATCTTGTCAGAGTTATCACAAATCACAAAACCGGAATCGGGCAAGTCCTCGATAGTCTGCTCGCATGACATCGGAGAATCTAGATCGGTGGCGCTAGATAGTGGCAATCCTGGCAAGTCGTTTCTGTGTGCGTCTGAATTTCCAGCCATGGCATCGTCGTGCTGCGAACCGATCGATTTGTTGGTCGATGCATCGTGTTTTCTCACGTCCAACGTGTCTCTGTTGTCACTGTGAGATTTATTATCGTCAACGGAACAGGAGCTCGATCTATTTTCTACGTCTTTACACGGAGACATGGTTACTTTACTAGATTCTATCTCGCTAGGATGAGACATTAACCTGTCGCAAGGTGTCATGTCTTGGTCGACTACGTCTGATACAACTAGGTTCGATTCCTTCGAAGTCTTTTGAGCCTTGGAAGACTCTTTATCATCGTACAAATCTACATGTTTGTCGTATGTCATTATCCTCTCGCAGGACTTAGCGTTACTCTGTCCTTCTAAGTTTACGGATAACCTATGACTAGGGTCGGATGATTTATCGGAAGACACGCTAGTTCTGTTCAGTTTGTTCGCGTTGCTTTGTTCCTCGTCGATTTCTAAAGGTAAAGTGAAACTTCGAAAACTTATCCTAGGACTGTTAGCTGGTACAGGTGATGTAGAATGCGGTGTTCCATGTAGCGTGGCGGGTGTGAGTGGGGTTGAAGCTTCGGATAATAATGGAAGGTACCCTGGTGTTGGCAAAGGAGATGGGGTATCCATACTGTGAACATCTGCAGAAACCATCACCTGTGAACGTGCGTTAAATATATCGATCAACACCAATAGCACAACcatatctacaaaattatagaaacatataaatatataaagacgtgtaaaatatcatttaccTGATCAGGACTTTGGCTATCAATGAAGCGCAACTCAACGTCGCACTGCAGTCTTTCCTCTAATCGCGATCTCTTTCTTTTGGATCCACCGGTGGCAGCGGTATTTTGTGTTCCTTCCGTCCTCTGACGTCTTGGTGACGCTTCTACCGACGCCACTCCGCCACTCTCCTCCTCCGAGAACATTCTCATCTCCCGTTCCTCCAAGTCGAAATTAAGCTGAATTTCCGACAGATCCAACGGCGACGATGTATTCGGTGCGTCCGCTAAATGATCGAAATACGAATCATGCGAAACCGATCGACTATGTCCGCAAGGTCTAGCTGGTGGTGGTCCAAGCAGAGGACCTAAACTGTCCTCACCGTCCAAGCTGTCTGCGCTTTTCACCGGTCTTAACCGTCGTAAGGAGTTTAAGGAACTTGGCACCGTTTCTGTTTGAGGTGGCGTGCCAACTTGTCTTGTTTTTCCTCTGGCACCCAAGCCACCTCGCCCGAATAAAGCTCTCCAGTTCAATGAGGGTGAACGTTTCGAGCCGTTTCTCTTTCGCGGTAATTCTATGACCGTATGGTAATGTAATGGTAACCCGGCTGGACCAGCGCCCACTTCCACGTAATCAGGCTCGCCCCTCAAGCTTCGATTTCGAGCCTCTTCCAAACTGAGCAATCTCGCCGGTGTTGTAATAGCTAGCGATTTCGGCCGTCCAACTGGACCGTCTCCGAAAATTAATTCGGCGTAACAGACTAAAAACTCTGTGACCACAGCCTGCACACCGACACCCTGCAACGCTGCTACACCCCCAACCTCTAATTCCTTGCATCTTAGAAGGTTTGGAGCCCAAACAATGGCAACGTTACGTGGTGTCATACCGGTCTCCGCTCCTCGAGCTGCCACTCTCACTAAATGACGCATCAGATACTCTAAGGTTCTGAAATccaaaatacatatttatattgtaaagataatgttagaattatttatcatttcaagTTGCACGtgtatttcaaaattgttaCAGTTGAAAATGATCCAATTTTCGAGGGAGAACATGAAAAATCACAacaatcatatttttctcctACAGTCTATTTCTTTTACCAACATTATATATCTCATATTGGTAATTATCTTACAGAGCttccaaaaaataatttttcgctTTTCCCGACAATTTACAGAGTTGTATCGCTTTTGAAATACATGTACTAAGGGAAAAGGGAAAGCTAGGTCTTCTTTATCCTGTGTGTTACCTGTAATGCGGTGGTGGTAATTTTCTAACGGTATCCCTCATTCGCCTTAATCTTTCCGCGTCGGTGCTAGCTTGAACTGCGCTAACGAAAGTAGAATAAAGCTGGTATGTACAGAGTGGATTCGGTAGTTCTCTGAAGTACATTTTCaacaacgacgctacagaatgaatatcttgtaaaataCTTTCATCGGAATGCAATGCAGGAACACGATCCTCGTCGAACGCGTTTCGTAATCTCTGAATGTTCGATGTCACGCCGCTTAGACGATATATACCGTCCACTAAGCCATGATTCTCGATGAATTCAGCGCAACATGTTAAAACCGTAGGCACTATAAACACCATGGTACATTGTACAATTGTTAAACCGTATACGATTAGTGACTTACAATGgctcatgaaaatatttaaatacttgtCATAGGAAACTTttgtatacacgtatatacttTGTGCGTTATGAAAGATATTTTGATATCTCATTAGCGGTTTAATTAGATCTGACTATCacgattatatacataaactttttaagcaatttgaaaatgcatatagaaattacattcATGAACTATTGTATATCAagttcaatataaaatatttgtgtatatataccATCTTGACCAGAATTTAAAAGATGTTCCCCTAAATCACAACCAAATACACGTTCCTTCAGGATTCCTGACTGCTTTAATCGTCTCCTAGACGGTCTATTCAATATGAACGATCTGAAAAAGGCGATTAGCTTTCCGTGCTTTCTAAGCACCGGTTTCACGGGTAACTTTGATCTAACTGTCGTTGACACGGTCAGATGCCGTGGTACTTTATCCCCGATCACAGCCACACATTCGGCTGGGAAAAAACCGACTGCAAATCCGTGCTTCCCACGCCACCAAGTACTTTCCCCTGGAGGAGGCATATCTATTACAGAAATCATGTCTCCAACCTGAAAATcatcaatatttttacattaaatttatcaacttgttatataattttctttttgttattcaAACACGTATTATTAGATCAtcaatatttatgcaatttaatattactcTCTGTCACGATCATCTTTCACTTCTAAATCAGATGTTAACCAGTGATTCatcaaatttcttaaatattacaacagcCACtctattttggatattttatatatttttgcctaTTAACGTTCTGTGCATTTTTATACCTAACAGTTTCTCACAAATGAATAACGATCCGCTGtctacttaatagtatatattggaatttttttatgaagTTGAAATAATACCTGAAAGGAGATTTCATCCGGTGCCTGAGCCACATAAGGTCTAACTGCATAAGCCGCGGCTACTGCGGGAGTATTAATGGGACATGAATCTGACTCTGGCACGAGGATTCTTCTTCCTCTATTATCTAGCTGCAACCAATTTAACACAGGACCGCAATTTAGGCCTTCGTGATTTAACTGCGAGAACCTATTCAAATAGTCCCTCAGTATATCACAGGTGTTCTTTGGCCGTGTATCTGGAAGCTTTGTTAAGGAAGAGAACTTCCTGTCAAATATGCAGCGATGCAATTGCTTGTCaaacataacaaaattatCATAAGATCGTTGCAGCGTCCAGCATGCATCCCCAGATGTTACTCTGACCGCGTAGCTGTCGGAATCATTGGTACCTTCGCTAAGCGAAACCTGCAAaaccaacgtataactttttaGTCTTATTTAAACGACGGATCTGAAAAACACGCGTGTCGTGTCTTTTGAATCcgccttttcttctttttctttctttctttcttttttatttctttcttttttgacCCTTCATCGATACCGGACGAATATCATTATCTCTTTTGTAGAACGTATAActgattataataattggggacatttaatattcaataaataacgattcattgaatattttatagaataagCGTAGTCAATCGAACGT
This Bombus pascuorum chromosome 1, iyBomPasc1.1, whole genome shotgun sequence DNA region includes the following protein-coding sequences:
- the LOC132913877 gene encoding GTPase-activating protein CdGAPr isoform X3, yielding MRRVFLASCASCSSRLEGLGCNRTDDFSTPVSSGSNMSSIARFPKLDECAHFHYEHVELSSLEVSLSEGTNDSDSYAVRVTSGDACWTLQRSYDNFVMFDKQLHRCIFDRKFSSLTKLPDTRPKNTCDILRDYLNRFSQLNHEGLNCGPVLNWLQLDNRGRRILVPESDSCPINTPAVAAAYAVRPYVAQAPDEISFQVGDMISVIDMPPPGESTWWRGKHGFAVGFFPAECVAVIGDKVPRHLTVSTTVRSKLPVKPVLRKHGKLIAFFRSFILNRPSRRRLKQSGILKERVFGCDLGEHLLNSGQDVPTVLTCCAEFIENHGLVDGIYRLSGVTSNIQRLRNAFDEDRVPALHSDESILQDIHSVASLLKMYFRELPNPLCTYQLYSTFVSAVQASTDAERLRRMRDTVRKLPPPHYRTLEYLMRHLVRVAARGAETGMTPRNVAIVWAPNLLRCKELEVGGVAALQGVGVQAVVTEFLVCYAELIFGDGPVGRPKSLAITTPARLLSLEEARNRSLRGEPDYVEVGAGPAGLPLHYHTVIELPRKRNGSKRSPSLNWRALFGRGGLGARGKTRQVGTPPQTETVPSSLNSLRRLRPVKSADSLDGEDSLGPLLGPPPARPCGHSRSVSHDSYFDHLADAPNTSSPLDLSEIQLNFDLEEREMRMFSEEESGGVASVEASPRRQRTEGTQNTAATGGSKRKRSRLEERLQCDVELRFIDSQSPDQVMVSADVHSMDTPSPLPTPGYLPLLSEASTPLTPATLHGTPHSTSPVPANSPRISFRSFTLPLEIDEEQSNANKLNRTSVSSDKSSDPSHRLSVNLEGQSNAKSCERIMTYDKHVDLYDDKESSKAQKTSKESNLVVSDVVDQDMTPCDRLMSHPSEIESSKVTMSPCKDVENRSSSCSVDDNKSHSDNRDTLDVRKHDASTNKSIGSQHDDAMAGNSDAHRNDLPGLPLSSATDLDSPMSCEQTIEDLPDSGFVICDNSDKIFTNTETSQMISNTNDSGEWVIVETTGSITTPTSESSSSKDPLEGTVNNAIATDAPQLRSMSENVSRTSLDLTMGSTVDTDTSCIGVSDLTESPVLPQESAEMTFDVADNRDLEEHDATAQRTSRAFEDQTSFGMVNSGNNYSNIVHSPIHDQDNGNQKIRTVSMTDIRMNQKSSEMEHEVTACYSQLDNTEAFNRNENPAKKEAVVEEKTFESSQRSSKSHSDFQQKEIRRSLQLHQKPQFQASDRRSFSNQSKKSQDLDLSLANTDNKQRSQSQKPEKCQSFEYVSPKESDQNSQQHKQFPTRTEDPSKCNNVKNSQLQEHIEVVIPSENAAEPSEIAHPPEGASEPTSLNSSCTFSNASSPVDDSIVLRDTAAILQELALQRLSGGIVGDLSVPPRRRYETENNKDRRSFDSEIGREIVRERKMRQELDSARGKSEEPPVNNTQHLPPCLRARHARATRASLSRSLDEAKFNKMSEEASLPVKQATEDAQHSSTPNVGTGSSNSSSANSDKTHLKNLGGLDLGDPQCRERIEKYKEERRTFLRDKYRSESFRGMLSKTEDDGEQALLARLKQRATRPSLH